The following proteins are encoded in a genomic region of Burkholderia gladioli:
- a CDS encoding S1 family peptidase: MRIDRAGFAAILRHAACLLWCGFGAGAFAQAGTAPANDIGNGGSQAEQVFAAVSPKVWTVRAEQPQGNQYLIGSAVLIAPGRFITACHVVEKSIAVTLGNNGATLKVDEVLRDPDNRRDLCLLRVAGKFEVTPVQVAPISTLRVGQRVYVISSPRGLELSLTDGLISSLRQEPESTVPIIQSSTPVTSGSSGGGLFDQQGRLVGVVRSVATATENFAFSYPAEWVAQLPERYAKEIAAWQGEMKAAGVRFGADGSVAGSGYAALGDADALPVPAAQKAPVVLAYKQFLLLAAPRVFVFTSDGKFGSFSSSAEFARFKDDCRKSNVSFRLYAVDNAVVWQAPASASTPASAPAAAPSPASR, from the coding sequence TTGAGAATCGACCGAGCAGGCTTCGCCGCCATCCTGCGCCATGCCGCCTGTCTGCTGTGGTGCGGCTTCGGCGCCGGTGCGTTCGCGCAAGCCGGCACGGCGCCCGCCAACGACATCGGCAATGGCGGCAGCCAGGCCGAGCAGGTGTTCGCGGCGGTCTCGCCGAAGGTCTGGACGGTGCGGGCCGAGCAGCCGCAAGGCAACCAGTACCTGATCGGCAGCGCGGTGCTGATCGCGCCGGGCCGTTTCATCACCGCCTGCCACGTGGTCGAGAAGTCGATCGCGGTCACGCTGGGCAACAACGGCGCCACGCTGAAGGTGGACGAGGTGCTGCGCGATCCCGACAATCGCCGCGACCTCTGCCTGCTGCGCGTGGCCGGCAAGTTCGAGGTGACGCCGGTGCAGGTCGCGCCGATCAGCACCTTGCGGGTCGGGCAGCGCGTCTACGTGATCTCCAGCCCGCGCGGGCTGGAACTGTCGCTGACCGACGGGCTGATTTCCTCGCTGCGCCAGGAGCCCGAGAGCACGGTGCCGATCATCCAGTCGTCCACGCCCGTCACCAGCGGCTCCAGCGGCGGCGGCCTGTTCGACCAGCAAGGCAGGCTGGTGGGCGTGGTGCGTTCGGTGGCGACGGCCACCGAGAATTTCGCGTTCTCGTATCCGGCCGAATGGGTCGCCCAGCTTCCCGAGCGCTATGCGAAGGAAATCGCGGCCTGGCAAGGCGAGATGAAGGCCGCCGGGGTGCGCTTCGGCGCCGACGGCAGCGTGGCGGGCAGCGGCTACGCCGCGCTCGGCGATGCCGACGCGCTGCCGGTGCCGGCCGCGCAGAAGGCGCCGGTGGTGCTGGCCTACAAGCAGTTCCTGCTGCTGGCCGCGCCGCGCGTCTTCGTGTTCACCAGCGACGGCAAGTTCGGCAGCTTCTCGAGCTCGGCTGAATTCGCGCGCTTCAAGGACGATTGCCGCAAGTCGAACGTCAGCTTCAGGCTGTATGCCGTCGACAACGCGGTGGTCTGGCAGGCGCCTGCTTCCGCCAGCACGCCCGCCTCGGCGCCGGCAGCCGCGCCTTCGCCCGCCAGCCGATGA
- a CDS encoding GntR family transcriptional regulator, whose product MTDRSIAARIVELIRSEQLEAGAHLPAQMLADRLRVSRSPVNEALALLHDKGVVTRERHRGFFVARALREPLEEVVGGLGLDEADLISSVYFRIADDRLRGELPDEFSEQLIRQRYGLTGAQLNAVLARIAGEGWAERKPGYGWAFSTMLTTPDSLLQSYRLRLALEPAALLEPGYRLDPRVLERCRDTELQLLAGGIETASADALHDRGVRYHEALVEASGNPFFIDTIRRVNRVRRLLSYRSMRHRERYAEHCRQHLHVLDLLARECNEQAAEALREHLLHTLDALARISGILESPSPRSPARETAPVPSAAAPAGQRPNRTRRAS is encoded by the coding sequence ATGACCGACCGATCGATCGCCGCCCGCATCGTCGAGCTGATCCGCAGCGAGCAGCTCGAGGCCGGTGCCCACCTGCCGGCGCAGATGCTGGCGGACCGCCTGCGCGTGTCGCGCTCGCCCGTCAACGAGGCGCTCGCGCTGCTGCACGATAAGGGCGTGGTGACGCGCGAACGCCATCGCGGTTTCTTCGTGGCGCGGGCCTTGCGCGAGCCGCTGGAGGAGGTGGTCGGCGGGCTCGGCCTGGACGAGGCGGACCTGATCTCCAGCGTGTATTTCCGCATCGCCGACGATCGCCTGCGCGGCGAGCTGCCCGACGAATTCTCCGAGCAACTGATCCGCCAGCGCTACGGCCTGACCGGCGCGCAGCTCAATGCCGTGCTGGCGCGCATCGCGGGCGAGGGCTGGGCCGAGCGCAAGCCGGGTTACGGCTGGGCCTTCTCGACCATGCTGACCACGCCCGACAGCCTGCTGCAGTCGTATCGGCTGCGGCTCGCGCTGGAGCCGGCCGCGCTGCTCGAACCCGGCTACCGGCTCGATCCGCGCGTGCTCGAACGCTGCCGCGATACCGAGCTGCAACTGCTGGCCGGCGGCATCGAGACGGCCAGCGCCGACGCGCTGCACGATCGCGGCGTGCGTTATCACGAGGCGCTGGTCGAGGCATCCGGCAACCCCTTCTTCATCGACACGATCCGCCGCGTCAATCGCGTGCGGCGCCTGCTGTCGTATCGCTCGATGCGGCATCGCGAGCGTTATGCCGAGCACTGTCGCCAGCACCTGCACGTGCTCGACCTGCTCGCGCGCGAGTGCAACGAGCAAGCCGCCGAGGCGCTGCGCGAGCACCTGCTGCATACGCTCGACGCGCTCGCGCGCATCAGCGGGATACTCGAATCGCCATCGCCCCGATCCCCGGCGCGGGAAACCGCGCCCGTCCCGTCCGCCGCCGCGCCTGCCGGCCAGCGGCCCAACCGAACCCGCCGCGCCTCATGA
- a CDS encoding ABC transporter substrate-binding protein: protein MNLDPAIVSAFAPHGVLRASINLGNPILAGHDPASGAPAGVSVDLARALGAELGVPVELAVFATAGESVAAVGDERADVGFFAIDPLRAESIAFTSPYVLIEGCYLVREASPIRANEEVDRPGVRVTVGKGSAYDLFLTRELKAAAIERAPSSPAVVSTFLAEGHDVAAGVKQQLEADAARQSGLRLLDGRFMVIRQAMGLPRSRGQAAAEALDAFVEARKASGFVAEALARHHVAGASVAPAGRG, encoded by the coding sequence ATGAACCTCGATCCCGCCATCGTTTCCGCTTTCGCTCCCCACGGCGTGCTGCGCGCCTCGATCAACCTCGGCAATCCGATCCTGGCCGGCCACGATCCCGCCAGCGGCGCACCGGCCGGGGTCTCGGTCGACCTGGCCCGCGCGCTCGGCGCGGAACTGGGCGTGCCGGTCGAGCTGGCGGTGTTCGCCACCGCCGGCGAATCGGTGGCGGCGGTCGGCGACGAACGCGCCGACGTCGGTTTCTTCGCGATCGATCCGCTGCGCGCCGAATCGATCGCCTTCACCTCGCCCTATGTGCTGATCGAGGGCTGCTACCTGGTGCGCGAGGCCTCGCCGATCCGCGCCAACGAGGAGGTCGACCGGCCCGGCGTGCGTGTCACGGTCGGCAAGGGCAGCGCCTACGACCTGTTCCTGACGCGCGAGCTGAAAGCGGCCGCCATCGAGCGCGCGCCGTCCTCGCCGGCGGTGGTGTCGACCTTCCTGGCCGAGGGGCACGACGTGGCGGCCGGCGTGAAGCAGCAACTGGAAGCCGACGCGGCGCGGCAGTCGGGCCTGCGCCTGCTCGACGGCCGCTTCATGGTGATCCGCCAGGCGATGGGCCTGCCCCGCAGCCGAGGCCAGGCGGCCGCCGAGGCGCTCGATGCCTTCGTGGAGGCGCGCAAGGCCTCGGGCTTCGTCGCCGAGGCGCTGGCCCGGCACCATGTGGCGGGCGCCTCGGTGGCGCCGGCCGGGCGGGGCTGA